DNA from Campylobacter concisus:
TAGATTTCCGTCAATTAATGGCATCAATACCTCGCATTCAGGATCGCCAAATCTTACGTTAAACTCAAGTACATAAGGCTCATTTTTCACGATCATCAGTCCCACAAAAAGCACTCCACAAAACGGACTGCCCTCGTTTTTCATCCCTTTTAACGTAGGTTTTACAACCTCTTCTTCGACCCTTTTTACTAGCTCTTTTGAAGCAAGCGGACTTGGAGCATAAGCGCCCATGCCACCAGTATTTGGACCCTCGTCGTTATCAAGTAAGCGTTTGTGATCTTGCGCAACTGGCAAGCTTACAAAATTTTCGCCGTCACAAATAGCAAAAAAGCTAAGCTCAAAGCCGTCTAAAAACTCTTCAACGACAACAAATTTACCAGCATCACCAAAGCTAACTCCGCTTAGCATGTCGCTAACTGCCTCTTTGGCCTCCTCTTTAGAGTTTGCGATTATAACGCCTTTTCCAGCGCAAAGTCCATCAGCTTTTACAACCATTGGGACGCTTAGAGTATCGATAAATTTAAATGCTTTTTCTTTGTCGTCTGTGTTTAAATATTTTGCAGTTTTTATATTATTTCTAGCTAAGAAATCCTTCATATAGGCCTTACTAGCCTCGAGTCTTGCGGCTGCTTTGCTTGGTCCAAAGATAAGCAAGTCCTCTTCTTTAAAGATGTCCACCACGCCTTCGCTAAGTGGTGCTTCAGGTCCCACGATCGTTAGAGCAATCTCGTTTTTCTTGGCAAATATAGCTAGCTCACGAAAATCTTTTATATCTAAATTCTCACCAAGACGTGAAGTAGCGCCATTTCCGGGCGCAAAGTATAAATTTATATTTTTTTCGTTTTTTAGTTTTAGAGCAATGGCGTATTCGCGGCCGCCACTTCCTATTATGAGAATATTCATTTCATCTCCGTAAATTTAAAAAACCCGAGTGGGCGTCGCATAGAAGAGTGGCCCATAAACAAAGCCAATCTTGCAAATAGATGGATACCAAACGGTTGCAACTTCTCGCCTTTTCAGACTCAAACGAAGCCACATCACAAGGTACCCATACCTTTTCGCTAACAAAAAAGTGTTGGACCCCGTAAAATACTGACTCGCTTCACTCAGGCAATAAAATTATATAAATTCTTTGCTTAAAGTAATGTTTTGGCAAGCGCGATACAGGCGTTTATATCTTGACTTTGGCTTACTATTGGCTCGGTAAATTTTAGCTCTTTTGCAGTGACCTTTCCAATGCTTATCGCTTGATAGCTCTCATCCCAGCCAAAATTACTAAGAAAATTTCTGACATTTAGCGGAGAAGCGAAGATCAAGATACTATTTTTTGGCGGTTTTAGCTCCATTTTGCAAGGATTTAAAACGTTTTGATAAGCGATAATTGCTTTTATATTTACGCCGCCATTTTGCAAAATTTCTAAGAAATTTGAAGCGCTATCTTTACCTTTTAGATAAAGAACTTTTTTGCCTTTTAAAAGTGGCAAAATTTCTCTTGCAAAGTCATCTCCGTGAGCGTTCTTTCCGGTATAAATTTCGCCAAATCCAAACTCTCTTGCAGCCGACGCACAACTATTTGCGATGGCAAAGACTGGCAAATTTATAGCTTTTATATTGTTAAATTTTAATGCATTAAAAGCATTTTTAGAAGTGGCTACCAGTTCATCATAGTCACTTAAATTTAGTTCAAATTTTAAAAATTCGATCTTGCTTACGCTTAAATTTATAACGCTCTCATCAGTCGTTTTTGTATTTGAAATAAGATAAATTTTACGCAAATCTTTTTAACCTTAAAAAAGATATCAAAGCAAATAATGTGCAGGCTAAAATAACAATAGAAGTCGAATAAAATATATCACCAAGCCCAACTAACGGAGAGACG
Protein-coding regions in this window:
- the purD gene encoding phosphoribosylamine--glycine ligase; protein product: MNILIIGSGGREYAIALKLKNEKNINLYFAPGNGATSRLGENLDIKDFRELAIFAKKNEIALTIVGPEAPLSEGVVDIFKEEDLLIFGPSKAAARLEASKAYMKDFLARNNIKTAKYLNTDDKEKAFKFIDTLSVPMVVKADGLCAGKGVIIANSKEEAKEAVSDMLSGVSFGDAGKFVVVEEFLDGFELSFFAICDGENFVSLPVAQDHKRLLDNDEGPNTGGMGAYAPSPLASKELVKRVEEEVVKPTLKGMKNEGSPFCGVLFVGLMIVKNEPYVLEFNVRFGDPECEVLMPLIDGNLSEILLNAAKGELKPISLKDEFAVGVVMASKDYPYKSSQKAKISVLNDVKDAHIAYAGVSEQGGEIYADGGRVLVCVATAKSIKEARDRAYELCENVKFDGAHYRKDIAWQALK
- a CDS encoding uroporphyrinogen-III synthase encodes the protein MRKIYLISNTKTTDESVINLSVSKIEFLKFELNLSDYDELVATSKNAFNALKFNNIKAINLPVFAIANSCASAAREFGFGEIYTGKNAHGDDFAREILPLLKGKKVLYLKGKDSASNFLEILQNGGVNIKAIIAYQNVLNPCKMELKPPKNSILIFASPLNVRNFLSNFGWDESYQAISIGKVTAKELKFTEPIVSQSQDINACIALAKTLL